From Variovorax sp. J2L1-78, the proteins below share one genomic window:
- a CDS encoding aldo/keto reductase, producing the protein MQDPFHRALHARSGRRGFLRQGAGIGAAAAALSWDLVHAQTAAGATTAPRFATAAPGILTKRVERTGDVLPALGLGTFLTFDLLPGAPRSHLAEVAKRYWDAGVRVLDTSPLYGSAEVTIGDLASSTGHNEQLFIANKLWVTGEFLADEGHALKSLRESQLRLWRSRFDVMQCHSLVNVDVAVPLMEIWKKEGFTRLVGVTHHENDYHDVLTKWVQRGAVDVVQVNYSIANRQAERTVFAAAQQRGVSVLVNMSMEKGRLHKAIGQAPLPDFARELGIESWAQYFLKFVMSHPAVTCCLSSTANPAHAQDNLGALRGPLPDAAMRERMARHVEALPGFSQVASLPWYPDKQQQYQGLIRRAQAAQRART; encoded by the coding sequence ATCGGTGCTGCGGCCGCAGCCCTGTCCTGGGACCTGGTCCACGCCCAGACGGCGGCAGGCGCCACGACGGCGCCACGCTTCGCCACCGCCGCACCCGGCATCCTCACCAAGCGCGTCGAGCGCACGGGGGACGTGCTGCCGGCGTTGGGGCTGGGCACTTTCCTGACTTTCGACCTCCTTCCCGGCGCGCCGCGCAGCCACCTGGCGGAGGTCGCAAAGCGCTACTGGGACGCCGGCGTCCGCGTCCTCGACACGTCGCCGCTGTACGGCAGCGCCGAGGTGACCATCGGCGATCTCGCAAGCAGCACGGGCCACAACGAACAGCTCTTCATCGCCAACAAGCTGTGGGTGACGGGCGAGTTCCTGGCGGACGAGGGCCATGCGCTCAAAAGCCTGCGCGAATCGCAGTTGCGGCTGTGGCGAAGCCGGTTCGACGTGATGCAGTGTCACAGCCTCGTCAATGTCGATGTCGCGGTTCCGCTCATGGAGATCTGGAAGAAGGAAGGCTTCACCCGGCTGGTGGGCGTGACGCACCACGAGAACGACTACCACGACGTGTTGACGAAGTGGGTACAACGCGGCGCGGTCGATGTCGTGCAGGTCAACTATTCGATTGCCAACCGCCAGGCCGAGCGCACGGTGTTCGCTGCGGCCCAGCAGCGCGGCGTGTCGGTGCTGGTGAACATGTCGATGGAGAAGGGGCGGCTGCACAAGGCGATCGGCCAGGCGCCCTTGCCGGATTTCGCGCGTGAGCTGGGGATCGAGAGCTGGGCGCAATACTTCCTGAAGTTCGTCATGTCGCATCCGGCCGTCACCTGCTGCCTGAGTTCCACGGCGAATCCGGCCCATGCGCAGGACAACCTCGGCGCGCTGCGTGGCCCGCTGCCGGATGCGGCGATGCGCGAGCGCATGGCGCGCCACGTCGAAGCGTTGCCGGGCTTCAGCCAGGTCGCGTCGCTCCCCTGGTACCCCGACAAGCAGCAGCAATACCAGGGCCTGATCCGGCGCGCGCAGGCGGCGCAACGGGCACGCACCTGA